Proteins from a genomic interval of Rosa chinensis cultivar Old Blush chromosome 2, RchiOBHm-V2, whole genome shotgun sequence:
- the LOC112189579 gene encoding zinc finger protein CONSTANS-LIKE 4, whose amino-acid sequence MKNCELCHLTARTYCESDQAILCWDCDFKVHGANFLVARHSRTLLCHACHAPTAWKASGEKLGHTFSVCERCVARNESRDDEEESQAGNDDATDDDDLDDSDYDDDDGDIDFDEDGDNQVVPWGSTPPPPAASSTSSDEVNNDGRYGRRSFGVVSLKRTRDNASDLRSLDDLRRLAARLRGETAGTAHSGRSETDSGATLIDCRRPSKDRRVDLNGSGPRFSPAIESTRRNLRQNGRRLSEAVDLDSSEPRIPPI is encoded by the exons ATGAAGAACTGCGAGCTTTGTCACCTAACTGCGCGGACCTACTGCGAATCGGACCAGGCGATTCTCTGCTGGGACTGCGATTTCAAGGTTCACGGCGCCAATTTCCTGGTGGCCAGGCACTCCAGGACGCTCCTCTGCCACGCGTGCCACGCGCCGACTGCCTGGAAGGCCTCCGGCGAGAAACTCGGCCATACTTTTTCCGTTTGCGAGCGCTGTGTGGCGAGAAATGAAAGCAGAGACGACGAGGAAGAGAGCCAGGCTGGCAATGATGATGCTACGGATGATGACGACCTCGATGACTCCGATTACGATGATGACGACGGcgatattgattttgatgaggaCGGAGATAATCAGGTGGTGCCGTGGGGTTCGACGCCTCCTCCGCCAGCTGCGAGCTCTACCAGCAGCGACGAGGTTAACAATGACGGTAGATATGGTCGCCGATCATTCGGCGTGGTTTCGTTGAAGCGAACCAGAGATAATGCTTCCGATCTTCGCTCTCTG GACGATCTCCGCCGTTTAGCCGCCCGACTGAGGGGTGAAACAGCTGGCACCGCCCATTCCGGTCGGTCAGAGACCGACTCCGGAGCCACTTTGATTGACTGCAGAAGACCTTCAAAAGACCGGAGAGTGGATCTAAACGGGTCGGGTCCGCGTTTCTCGCCCGCTATAGAGTCGACGAGGAGAAATCTCCGGCAAAATGGCCGTAGACTCAGCGAAGCCGTCGATCTTGACTCCTCAGAGCCTCGTATCCCTCCGATATGA